CCCCCGGCAATGCAGATTGCGTTCAGCCGTGCTGCGCACGCCGGCAGCAATGCAGCGGTGTTTCGCCAACGCCGTCTGCCAAGATGCACGGCGCGGCCTGTCATCAGCCATATCAACGGGCCAGGAACCCCAGGAATGCGATCTACATGCCTGCCGGGTCACTGGCTTCGGCCGCGCGGCTGAACACCAGGCTGGCATTGGTGCCGCCAAAGCCGAAGCTGTTGCTCATCACCACGTTCAGATCGGTGGTGTCGACGGTTTCGCGCACGATCGGATAGCCGTCGGCATCCGGATCGAGACGCTCGATATTGGCCGAGGCCGCGATATAGCCGTCACGCTGCATCAGCAGGCAATAGATGGCCTCATGCACGCCGGCCGCGCCCAGCGCATGGCCACTCAGCGGCTTGGTCGAGCCCAACGGCGGTATCCGGCTGCCGAAAGCCTCGGCGATGGCTTCCAGCTCGATGATGTCACCTAACGGCGTGCTGGTGCCGTGCGTGTTGATATAGCCCACCGGCTGGTCGACGCCGACCAGGGCCTGGCGCATGCAGCGCACCGCACCCTCGCCGCTGGGCTGGACCATATCCGCACCATCGGACGTTGCGCCGAAACCGACCAGCTCGGCGAGAATCGGCGCGCCGCGGCGGCGCGCCAGATCAAGCGCCTCGAGCACCAGGATGCCGGCACCGCCGGAAATGACGAAACCGTCACGGTCAGCATCGTAGGTGCGCGAGGCCCGCTGCGGCGCGTCGTTGTAGCGGGTCGACAGCGCGCCCATCGCATCGAACAGCAGACTCAGACTCCAGTGCAGATCCTCACCGCCGCCGGCGAACATCGTGTCCTGCCGGCCGTGCGCGATCAGCTCGCCGGCATGGCCAATGGCGTGTGCGCTGGTCGCGCAGGCCGAGGTGATCCCGTAGCTGACGCCGCGAATGCCGAACGCAGTCCCCAGTGAGGCATTGATCGCGCTGCTCATGGTGCGCGGCACGCGGCATGGCCCGACCCGCCGGATGCCGCGCGCACGGTGGGTGTCGACCGCGTCAAGCAACTCGACGCTCGAGTTACCGCCGGTACCGGCAACCAGTCCGGTCCGCTCGGAGCGGATCTGGGCCTCTTCCAGACCGGCAGAAGCGATGGCCTCGCGCATGGCCAGCCAGCCGTAGCCGGCGGCAGGACACATGAATCGTCTCAGGCGACGCTCGATGAGCGCGTCGAGGTCCAGATCGATGCCGCCGCAGACATGGCTGCGCAATCCGGCATCGCGCGCTTGTGGGCTGAACACCAGGCCGGAGCGGCCAGCCCGCAGGGCATCGGCCACCGCCGGCACGCCGGTGCCGAGACTCGAGACGATTCCCATGCCGGTCACCGCAACCCGCCTCATGGTGTTGCCGATGCGAATGCGTCGATACTGGTAAACAGGCAGACTTTCAGATTGCGTGCCGTATAGATGTCCCGACCGTCGACCGCGACCCGGCCATCGGCAATCGCCATGGTCAGTCCGCGACGCATCACCCTGCGGATGTCGAGCTGATAGCGCACCAGGCGATTATCGGGCAGAACCTGACCGAAGAAGCGGACTTCGCCCACCCCCAGGGCGCGACCCCGGCCCTTGCCGCCGCTCCAGGCGAGATAGAAACCGACCAGCTGCCACAGCGCATCCAGCCCCAGGCACCCGGGCATGACCGGATCCTGACGAAAGTGGCAGTCGAAGAACCAGAGATCCGGACGCAGATCCAGCTCGGCGATCACTTCACCTCGGCCGTAGGCACCACCGCTGGCGCTGATCCGGGTGATGCGGTCGAACATCAGCATCTGGTCAACCGGCAGTCGCATGTCGCCCTCGAACAGCTGACCCTGGCCGCAGGCGATCAAATCGGCCTTGTCGAATTGCTCAGATCGGGTCATCGTTGATCAGCCTGGCGTCGTTATCATTGCCACTGTATCTCCCGGCGGACCTGCCCGCTTGACCCGCGGTGCCGAATCCTTGACCGGTGGTCAGCGGCTTGTCGGCCCACCCTGCACCCGGGGCGTCTCAGCACCACAGCGCCCGCACTGGTGTGTCCGTGCTGTAGTGATGGGCAACCTGGGCCTGCAGCAGTTCGGCGGTGGCCAGCGCATCGGTCAACGCGTGGTGGGGCGCATAGGTGGGCAGGTGGTAGCGTGCGCGACAGTCGGCCAGGCGCAGCGACACCGGGCGACGACCGAACAGGCGCCCCAGAACGCCGGGACGCGACAACGGCTGCATCCGCGCTTCCACCGACATCGTGTCGATAACCGGAAACAGCAGGCCCTCGCCAAAACGATTGATCATCATGCGGTCGAAAAAGCGCCGTTCGATCAGCCGGTAATGAACCACGATGACCCGGCCGGCCATCGCCGCGAGCAGCTCCTCGACGATTTCCCCGATATCGGGCGCGGCGGCGATCTCGTCGTGGGTGATATGGTGGATGGTAACCGACTTCTGCGACAGTTCGCGGCGCGGTTGCACCACCCAATAGGCCGATCCGCGACAGCGAATTCGCCCGATATCGAAGGGCACGATCCCGACGCTGACGATACTGTGCCGATTCGGATCGAGACCGGTGGTTTCGAAATCCAGAGCCGCCAGCGGAACCGATTCGATCGGTGTGTCACCGGCAACCGCGCCCCGTTCATAAAAGTCCTTTAGCGCGGGATGCCTGGCCCTGCCGGCAAGCTCCGCCATCACGTTCGGCCAGTCCGGCGTGGACGGACCACTGCGGCGGAATGCTTTGTCGAAGGGCCAGTGCATCAGGGCCCGCGCAGGCTGGCCTGCGCCGTCCGGTAACGGTACTTGAGTGCCCGCTGCGCGTTGCTGAGCACTTTGAAGGCATCCTTGAGCGTCCGCCGCTCGAACGCCGACAGGGACTGCGGATCGAGATTGTTGTTGAGTTCATTGCCCTGCTCGACGTCATGGGCCTGGCGACGCGCCCGCGCCAGTGAAATGAACTCGAGCGCGTCGCGCAGATCCGCTGCCGTGCTGGCAGTCAGATAGCCTGCGGCCGCGGTATCCTCGAGGCGACGAAACGAATTCTGTGCCTGGGAGGCGGCTGCCAGTGCATGCACGCGGATGACGTCGACCAGCGGTGCGGTTCCGCGGCGCTTGAGATTGATTGAATTCTGATGTCGCCCGCTCTTCTCGACAACAAAATCCCGAAAAAAGCCCAGGGGCGGTGTCCTGTTCTGCGCATTCTGGGACAGGCAGAACAGGAATTGCGGCGTGGCGCTGGCGCGCTCGGCAATCAGCGCCTTGAGCTCGTCGGCCATCTGGACCTGGCCGTGAACCCCGCCCAGATCGAAAAAAATCGAACTGTGCAGCAGTGACTCTGCGCTCGGTCTGCCAATCCATTGGCAGAAGCGTTCACGCCAGACCTTCAGCGGCTGACGCCACGTGTCGTTGGTCGCCATGATGTCCCCCTTGCAGTAGGGGTAGCCCAATCGATCCAAACCATCCGAAACGAATGCAGCCAGCTCACGGAAGTAATCATCATGCGCCTGCGGATCGAAGGCATCGTCGATGACCATGGCGTTGTCCTGGTCGGTCAACAGGAATTGCTCGTCGCGTGCCATCGACCCGAGCGCCAGGTAGCAGTAAGGTACCGGTGGTGGTCCAAGCTGTTCCTCGCCGAGCTGCAGCAGGCGCTGCTTGAAACTGCGGCCAATGGTTGCCATGGCCGTTCCGATCATGTGCGAGTTGGCGTCCTCATTGACCATGCGCACAAAACAGGCCTGAACATCACCGGTCAGACTGTAAAGGTCCTCGAGGCTGTTCTTGTGAAAGATACTGCGCGCAACGAACAAGCTGTTCTGGGTCTCATGGGTGATGATGTCGGACAGGGCAATCACACCGACTGGCCTGAGCCTGTGCATGACCGGAAGGCGATGCACGTTTTCCTTGAGCATCAGCAGCAGCGCCTCGAACGCGAAGTCGTCATCGGCAACGGTAACCAGATCGGTTGACATGACCTCTGAAACCAGCGTGTCGTAGGGCAGCCCGGCTGCCAGCACGCGCTGACGCAGGTCACGGTCGGTGACGATGCCAATCACGTCTTCACCCGATGCGGCCGTGTCCCTGTGCCCTGCCGTACGCTCGGTCACCAGCAGCGAGGACACGTTCTGGTCAGTCATGTGCGCGGCCGCCTCACCGACCGTGGTCGCGCTGTCAATCATGACCGGCGTGCGCCCAACGAGCTTGGCGACCGGCGTGGTCATGATCGGGCTGGCGCCCGATTGCACCGCTCCGGCCTGGCGCAATCGCGTGCGGTCCTCGACCTCCACGAAATCGGCGAAGTCGGGCACTTCGTCGAACAGCATCCGGAACGTCGCGTCCGGAATGAAATAAATCAGCGAGTCTTCGAGCGCGCGCACCGGGAAGCGCGCCCCCCGGCCGCTGAGCAGGCTGAACTGTCCGAAAATCTCGCCTTCGCCGAGACGATTGTAGAGCTCGCCGCTGCGGCGATAGACCTCGACCGACCCGCTGCGCACGAAATGCAGATGCTCCACCGTCTGGCCAAACGACAGTATCGATTCACCCGCCCGGAAATAGGCCACCTCGACACTGCGGGCGATATCGTCAAGCTGCTCGTCGGAGAGTGATGAAAACGGGGCGAAACGCCTGATGTGCTCGCGAATCTCGACCTGCTCGACTTCCATGATGTGGTTCCGGGCATGATGACGGTTGGCTTCAAGCTATCATGCTGCCTGGCTGGGGTCGACCACGGCCGATACCGATTCATGGGGCAGCGCCCGGAGCAGGCTTACTCCACGCTGGCCGCAGCTTGCCTGCTTGCTATACTGGAATGAATCCACAAGCCTCGAATCGCTGACTTGAGCCGGTCCGGGAAGGAATTGCGCGTCAACCGCCGACCGTTGCTGGGCGCCCTGGGTGTCACTGCCCTCGTGCTCATCGGTGGCGCGATCATCACCGGCTGGACGTTTCGACTCCTCGTCGATGCCGAGCGAGAACGACAGCGCGTCATGCTGGCCGGCCTGGCCGAGCAGTCGATCGGTGAAATCAGGCGCCGCTTCAACCGCTACGAGATCCAGCTGGTCGCCGCGCGCGCACTGTTCGCCGGTTCGACGTTTGTCAGCCGCGACGAGTGGCGCGAATTTGCGCGCTTTTTCCTGCCGACGGGCGATGAATCGGGCTTGTTCGAACTGGCCTGGGTGCCGCGTGTTACACGCGATGAGCTGCAACAGATCGCGGCATCGGCCCGCGCCGACGGCCTGGGCGACTTCGCCGTGTACCCGGCCGGCGAGCGCAACGTCTATTGCCCGATTCTCTACAACGAACCCCAGCACCTGCACGTCGGTTCGCTTGGACGGGATGTCTGCGTCAGCGACCCCGCCCGGCCGGCAATGCAGCGTGCCCGGCAGGAGGACGGCACATTCCTGTCTGATCCGCTGCGACTGGGGACAGACGATTCGGCGCTGGTGCCCGGATACGTTCTGTTTGCCTGGGTCGAGGGCAATCAACAGCGGCATTCCGGCTGGGTTGCCGGCACCGCGACCACCGATGAGCTGCTTGGCGTGCACCTGCCCGGCCAGCGGCCGATTGATCTGACCGTCACCGACCAGTCGGTCCCCGGAGGCGAGACCGTCTATCGCACTACCGCGTTCGCGGAGGATCCGACCATCCGGGCCACCAGAACCATGATGCTTGGCGGTCGTGATCTGCAGCTACATTTCGCGCATCCGGTTGCCGTCGGGCTGACACCATGGCTGGCGCTTGGCACGGGGACGGCCATCACGCTGCTGCTGGCCGGCTTCCTGTTGACCCTGCTGCGCACCCGGGCGCGTGCACTCCTGGTCGCCGAGCGCATGTCGCGCGCCTGGCGGCAGAGCGAGGACCTGCTGAAATCGATCACCAACAACATCCAGGAAGGCATTTACCGCGGCGTACCCGGAAAGGGCCTGGTCTACGTCAACCAGGCGTTGGCCGACATGTTCGGCTTCGACACCACCCGGGAGATGATGGCGCACGCCGGACCCGTGCTTTACGCCTACCCTGAACAGCGCGAGGAGCTGGAGCGACTGCTCGACCGGCACGG
This DNA window, taken from Pseudomonadota bacterium, encodes the following:
- a CDS encoding beta-ketoacyl-ACP synthase I (FabB, beta-Ketoacyl-ACP synthase I, KASI; catalyzes a condensation reaction in fatty acid biosynthesis: addition of an acyl acceptor of two carbons from malonyl-ACP; required for the elongation of short-chain unsaturated acyl-ACP), which gives rise to MRRVAVTGMGIVSSLGTGVPAVADALRAGRSGLVFSPQARDAGLRSHVCGGIDLDLDALIERRLRRFMCPAAGYGWLAMREAIASAGLEEAQIRSERTGLVAGTGGNSSVELLDAVDTHRARGIRRVGPCRVPRTMSSAINASLGTAFGIRGVSYGITSACATSAHAIGHAGELIAHGRQDTMFAGGGEDLHWSLSLLFDAMGALSTRYNDAPQRASRTYDADRDGFVISGGAGILVLEALDLARRRGAPILAELVGFGATSDGADMVQPSGEGAVRCMRQALVGVDQPVGYINTHGTSTPLGDIIELEAIAEAFGSRIPPLGSTKPLSGHALGAAGVHEAIYCLLMQRDGYIAASANIERLDPDADGYPIVRETVDTTDLNVVMSNSFGFGGTNASLVFSRAAEASDPAGM
- the fabA gene encoding bifunctional 3-hydroxydecanoyl-ACP dehydratase/trans-2-decenoyl-ACP isomerase, translated to MTRSEQFDKADLIACGQGQLFEGDMRLPVDQMLMFDRITRISASGGAYGRGEVIAELDLRPDLWFFDCHFRQDPVMPGCLGLDALWQLVGFYLAWSGGKGRGRALGVGEVRFFGQVLPDNRLVRYQLDIRRVMRRGLTMAIADGRVAVDGRDIYTARNLKVCLFTSIDAFASATP
- a CDS encoding 3'-5' exonuclease — translated: MHWPFDKAFRRSGPSTPDWPNVMAELAGRARHPALKDFYERGAVAGDTPIESVPLAALDFETTGLDPNRHSIVSVGIVPFDIGRIRCRGSAYWVVQPRRELSQKSVTIHHITHDEIAAAPDIGEIVEELLAAMAGRVIVVHYRLIERRFFDRMMINRFGEGLLFPVIDTMSVEARMQPLSRPGVLGRLFGRRPVSLRLADCRARYHLPTYAPHHALTDALATAELLQAQVAHHYSTDTPVRALWC
- a CDS encoding cyclic nucleotide-binding/CBS domain-containing protein — encoded protein: MEVEQVEIREHIRRFAPFSSLSDEQLDDIARSVEVAYFRAGESILSFGQTVEHLHFVRSGSVEVYRRSGELYNRLGEGEIFGQFSLLSGRGARFPVRALEDSLIYFIPDATFRMLFDEVPDFADFVEVEDRTRLRQAGAVQSGASPIMTTPVAKLVGRTPVMIDSATTVGEAAAHMTDQNVSSLLVTERTAGHRDTAASGEDVIGIVTDRDLRQRVLAAGLPYDTLVSEVMSTDLVTVADDDFAFEALLLMLKENVHRLPVMHRLRPVGVIALSDIITHETQNSLFVARSIFHKNSLEDLYSLTGDVQACFVRMVNEDANSHMIGTAMATIGRSFKQRLLQLGEEQLGPPPVPYCYLALGSMARDEQFLLTDQDNAMVIDDAFDPQAHDDYFRELAAFVSDGLDRLGYPYCKGDIMATNDTWRQPLKVWRERFCQWIGRPSAESLLHSSIFFDLGGVHGQVQMADELKALIAERASATPQFLFCLSQNAQNRTPPLGFFRDFVVEKSGRHQNSINLKRRGTAPLVDVIRVHALAAASQAQNSFRRLEDTAAAGYLTASTAADLRDALEFISLARARRQAHDVEQGNELNNNLDPQSLSAFERRTLKDAFKVLSNAQRALKYRYRTAQASLRGP